Within the Setaria viridis chromosome 3, Setaria_viridis_v4.0, whole genome shotgun sequence genome, the region CTGCTAGGCCGCTAGCTGGAGCAAATCTATATGTGAAGAGAGAGCACCCTCTCAAGGTCACCAGCTTGGAGTTCTTGATCTCTCTGAGAGGTAACTGCTCCTGCCGATCCATCTCCATGTCGGGCGCGAGGCATGACCACGCCGGcagccaccaccagcaccacctctCCGGGGACTTCCAGTTCCACGACGAGCTCGTGTCGCTGTTCGCGCAGCGGCCCGacgcgccggcgacgccgatGATGCAGCAGCCATGGTTCACGGACTACCTGCAGGCGACCGCGCCGACGCCGCTGGACTACGACGCCTTCGCGGGGGACTTCGACGTGCCGGCCGTGGACGAGGTCGTGAAGAGGGAGCTCGTGGTGGACACtaccggcggcgctgctgccggCAGCGGGGGCGGGGCGACGACGGTGCCGCTCACGCCGAATAGCATGTcgatgtcgtcgacgtcgagcgaggcctgcggcgccggcgccggagcgggCGAGGAGTCCGCGGCTGGGAAGTGcaagaaggaggagggggaggagagcaAGGACGGATCGTCGGCGGCCAAGGGAGATGTGGAAGGggaggagaagaacaagaaagggtgagttgatctAATAATCAGATTTCGATCATGTGTTCAGAAAACTTTTCTGTCTGGATCTTGGAGTTGTTCTTATATAGATCAGTTATAGCCTCATATATAGGTAGATGTTAGATTTGCCAAGTCTTTTTGATGTTATTGCTTTAATCTCTGAGAAAGTTTAGTCATCGGATTTCTTGATCTTTAGAACACGAATCAAGATCTGGGGCAGGGTTATCTGGAGTAACTTCTCTCTTTGCACTTGCTTGTTCATTAGCGAAGAATCCCTTCATCCACATGCATAATGAATACTAAATCGTTGTCGCTTCCGTCTTTGGTTTGGCCAACAAGGTGTGAACTCTGCTAGGGTTTCTCATTTAGCACGTTGCAtcccaaagaaaagaaaacaaagaaaaagaactTGATCTTTTAGGGTTCTACAATACACAAGTTGATCGGTGACACCTTTTTGCTTCACAAATATAGGCTTTGCTTCGCCCCCTTGATTTCGTCTTCCTTGTCTTGGCATCTACCTCCAATTTGACCGGACTGCACCAACTGCCTGCCGTTTTCATAGTTCATAATCACACCCGCCCGCAAAGGATTTAAGATCAGCAGACGACTTTGATCAACCCAAtcagtagctagctagctcgccCAACTGATCCTTAAGTTTCATCGAAACATACTTTGCAACTCCCCTTTTTGTTGCAACCTGTGACCATGACGGATCTCCAAATCCAGCAGAACAAAAATTTAAGAACTGCAGGTTTTGCACGGTGTGAACCTGAAGCCAGCATGCATGTGTGCATCGGACTCGCACCGTACACACGTAGCTACTCTTCCACCACAGCTAGCCATGCATGTTTGAATGCACTAGCACTGATAATCTTTGTAGCTTTGTACAAGTATGAACGCAGCATCCAGCACACCAAATTAAAACATGTATTCAGATCTAGCTACCGCCATGTTTGAACAGATCCATTTACCAAGTTGGCATGACGTGTGTGTGTATGATGTGCAGGGCGGCgaagggcaagggcaaggggGAGAagcggccgcggcagccgcggTTCGCGTTCATGACCAAGAGCGAGGTCGACCACCTCGAGGACGGCTACCGGTGGCGCAAGTACGGCCAGAAAGCCGTCAAGAACAGCCCATTTCCGAGGTATGTACGTTACATGTTCGGATGTTCCTTAATTTTTTGTTCGGTATTGGCCACGTCACGTGCACTCATCCACGAACTAGGGTTCTAGCTCACGACGAACATGTGCGTGGTGATTGATGCAAATGCAGGAGCTACTACCGGTGCACCACGCAGAAGTGCCCGGTGAAGAAGCGGGTGGAGCGGTCGTACCAGGACGCGGCGGTCGTGATCACCACATACGAGGGCAAGCACACGCACCCCATCCCGGCCACGCTGCGCGGGAGCTCgcacctcctcgccgcgcaccaCCACGCGGGGCTCCACCACCCGCACTTCCggatgccgctgccgccgccggcgctcggcGCCCTCGCCTTCAGgcccggaggcggcgccggcaacGCCTTCGACGCGCTCGGcctcctgcagccgccgccgccgcagggccAGGGCCACCACCACGCCATGCCGCAGCAGCTAGTGaccggcgcgggcgccgccgcagtCTCCACCGGGTTTCAGCAGGTGAACGCCGCCATTGCCAGCCAACACGCGCTGCCTGACCACCAGCATGACCTGGCTGCCGGTACTACTGCTGCCACCGCTACGGCGGCAGCTAGCGCTCCGCTCCGGATGCAGCACTTCATGGCGCAGGACTATGCTGGCCTCTTGCAGGACATGTTTCCATCCTTCCTTCACAACAACGACGATGGCGACACTCATCACCACCATTGATAATGGCGATGATCAAGGACTAGTCTGGTAGAGATTTGGTTGCTGTTAACTTTTTTGGTTCTTGTGTCATTGTATGGTGATATGATCTGAGGTAGCCAGTAGTAGCATCGATCAGCATTAGGGCGGACGGGCTCCAGTACTAGAAGTTTGTTGTACATGTACCTGATTCTAATGAGCTCCTCATGCTTTGCACTTAATTTGGGACATGCATGTACTGTGCTGTTGAGCCGTGGGACAGTTTTATCCTCTAGCTTAATCGTGACATTTCCTTGAGTTCATCAGGACAATCAGGACCGTTTGCGGAATTAACTTCCTTGATCTCTGATGGATCTACATCTGTATGAACGTCCCTATGAATAATCTTTGTGTAATGGCTGTCGGAAACTTATACACTGGTCACAAAGCAGAGTTCAAATACCAGTATATCTTACGTCATGGCATGCGTCgtcaaaaaggaaaagaaaaaaaaagagagaaagagccATGCATGCAAGACGCGCGCCCAAAGTGGCATGATTATCTCTTTGACTATGCGAAGACGATTACTAGTACGGATGTTAGTAGTGCGCAGTGTAGACTGAATTTGACATGAAATATAGGTTACCATTTTTCGTTCTTTTCTAATACTGCAATCTATGATTTGGTAATAAATCGCATGATTTAATTTGTTCCGTCCATGGAGTGTACGTCGTCGCAGAATACACCTATGTTCCATGGAGTGTTTATGGATTTTTCTTaatttcatgatttgataattaTTAGTTGCATTGATGTCACCAACGTCGACACGATGCAAACGGCAGGCGACGCGCCCAACACGTACGCGAATAAATAAGACAGCTCACAGCGGCGGTTGCACCACGGGTCATTAAAATCGTCGTCAACAGTCGCCGGCCGGGATGCCTTTGAACCAAAGGAAAGTCAGCTCCAAAGCCATGACAGCCGCAACTTAACAGCGACGACTCACTCCATCGGCAGGCTACGCTAGCTAAGTATACGCACACGTATGCCGTCCACACCCAGGTAGAGTAGACTGACTCGTTCCATGGGTCCATCCAATCCGTATCTAGTATGCTAGCAGCAGAACGATCGGAAGGCTTGGCATTGATTGGGCGAGCTAGCGCTGTGTGCGAGATCGATTAATCCGGTCAAATGACTGACCTCGGCTCGTGTTAATGCTCCGACAGGGATCGAAACCGACGAGCGGGTAGCCGGTCAACCTTGCTGCGCCGCGCGCGTACGTCAAacgccaccgccggcaccaGATTTAAGCCGCGCGGCAAGGACACGCGTCGCCACTCCCTGGATCGCGTTAGCTTCATCATCAGTTTTATAGACCCGTGCGCTAATATCTGGTTTACGTGCAGTGGAACGCATATGAATCCCTCTGTATGTCTTCGAGAATCACTGCCCCACGCGCTGAAAAATGGTGGGGGCAAATTAAAATGCATCCCTGTACTGATTACTGAATGATGTATATATAAAAAGCTAGAACTTGCAGTTGTCATTATTAACTGTCGAAAGCGAATTAAGCGCTAATCCGGCGTGCCAATCGCAGCGATGGCACATGCTTGGTACGGCGTTTTGGGGGTTCCATTAATGCGACCTGCAGCAGCGACGGGAGCTAGCTACGATCGGAAGGAAGCTGGGTTTGCAAGCCACAGTGCCACACCGATCCGCGACAGCGACGGCGGCCGTGcgcccgtgcgcgcgcgcgtggaTGCATCAACGGCCGGCCACGGCCATGACCGGCCGCCCCAGGCCAGCGCCTTCGCGGAGACTCAAagtgcacgcgcgcgcgcggcgggccgGGGGTTTGAGTTTAATTGCGCGCGGCCGTGCGACGGCCGCGTCGCAACGGCGAGGGCGCACGCAATCCCGGCGGTTGCGGGACCTCTTTTTTTGGGGGCTCTGAAAGAGAGGCGTCGAGGGACGGCGGTTGCTCGGCCGGGCATcgccaaccccatccacggcgCTCGACGCGGACGGGTCGGCCGAGCTCTCGCGGTCTCGCAGCCGCGGGAGCGATCGATCCGGGGCAATGAATGCCGAAGGTGAGggaatggatggatggttgGGGCGGGTGAGATAAGCTGACTGACGAGGATGGACGGTGACAGACaagttgctggcttgctgctttCACAGCAAAGGGGATCGGTGTCTCTCAGTTGATTGACTTGATTCCACCCGTGCACACGCCGTACACGTATGTAGAGCAGCTCCGCTCGGTCCCGCCCGGCGAGGTGCGGTAACAGTGAAAATAGTGAAACAAAAATCACCTGTGCTACACATTATTAACTGCAAACACGACTGGTCCAAAAGAAATTTGGTCTGCTGGAACATTTCAGCCTAGCAATATATGTGGGCCTCGACCTCAATCTGCCTGCCTTTCTGTGTTACGAAAATAAATGGGCCTCCTTTCGCAAAGTGCGAAGTTTGTTGTACGCTGGTGTGGACCGGGCCGTGCTCCTCCCTTTTCAGGTCCATCGTCATCTCCCGCCGTTCCTCGTGGTCGGCCGCCGCGCCTCGCTCTCTCGTCTCTCCCCAAAccaaattttttttagttttatatttttttttcgattttgcagaaatttatagtcggatgaaaaaattgcaaatctaagCTATTGCCAACCGGCTGGGCCGGCGATAAGGCCTTACCGCCGCCTTAGctggcggtaaggcccttccaCCCAATGGTCAACAGGCGCCGTAACTGCCGCGCGCGATTCAAAGCACTGTCGCCGGTTCAGGCGGCGGTAAGGCCCGtaccgccgcctcagccggcgATAACGCCCTTTCCGCCGCCTGGTCGGCGACAGTCGCTCCCTACAAAAGCCGCTcgcgcccctcctctcccctgcACCAGAGCGAGCGCGAGGCAGCGCGAGGcagagaagagaaagaggaaagaagggaagaaaaaaaaagaaagagaggagaggaggaggagggaagaaaaaaaagaaagaaaggaggaggaggaggagggaaggaatTTTCTTCCGTCTTTCTCAGGTAAATCTTtttaatctcgtagtttagttAAATATAGTATAgtatagtttagtttagtttagtttagtttagatctagaTTTAAAAGtattagtggatctgagatttagaaatattagtagatctagatttagaaataaTAGTGGATCTAGATCTATACTTAGAAACTTTTTAGCTGTATTTAGATATaggaaaatgtagcttagttagtataACTGATTTAGCTTCTACAGTAAAATAGAGTCAgcattattagatttatttgttatGGTAAATAGCTATGATAAATGTAGTTAGTAAATTCTGATATTTTGGTTAGGTATTACATTGTAGTTTTTAGGTAACAATATTAGATTTGTTGGTTCTGGTAAATGACTATGATAAACCTAGTTagtaaattatgattttttggtTAGGTATTCGAATATAGTTTTTCGGTAATAATATTATATTGTTATGGTAAATCACTATGTTAAATGTAGTTAGTAAATTATGATTTTATTGGTTAGGTATTACAATATAGTTTTTCAGTaacattattagatttatttgttatGGTGCATGCCTACGATAAAGTTAGTTAGTAAGCTTGGTTTAGtgttacatagttgtttgtttattcaattAAGGTCGTTATTGTAGTTAACTTATGTATAGTGCTGAGATTAATTTGGACTGCCCGTTTCATGTATGTTGCCAGGTATGTCAGATAGTGTAAATATTCAAGTGTACTATGGGCCGGGGGAGGTTATATATGGTCCAGAAGTGGTTgatttgagtggatttccctgtttcaccaagtgtgttccaagagcaagagagagaacttgggggGGGGCATATGCAAGTGGCTTTGTAGGGACTTAGgtgttgatagagatcaagcGGATGTGTCTGTGAGGGTTGTAGTGAAAAGACGGTCcgacataaacttttgggagttgGTTCCACTTGAAGGAACTCCAAACTATCGGGCTTACATAAATGGTTGCACGAGAAGAGGTTTACCAATCATATGGTATGTCCAATTTTTCATGAAGGGTGGACCTAACACTCATATTGAAGAAAAATTCGGAGGTGatgaagttgaagcggaagaagaTGTGTAGAGTAATGCGGGTGGAAACGAAGAACTTGATTACgaagaacaagaaggtggaGATGCAGAAGATGATGTAGCATCGCGGGAACCAAATggagaggctgatgagggggaagaaattCTTAAGTTAGTAgagcagatggagatggaaggaggggaggccaATGGTGCCGTGGATGAGGAGTCGTCCGATGAGGAAGACAATTATCCTGTACCACGAAATTGGTCAAATTACGACCATTTCACCCTACAGGTCAATGTTGGGGAAAATATTCcttgggagtacagggagaatgaggtatgcgtgggggCTGTGTACCAAAGTGGGGATGAAATGAAGGTGGTTATTAAGAGATGATCCACTTTGTGTTTGCAGCGTCAGTTCAGGGTGGAAAAGAGTAGCCCGAAGGTGTATGATGTCCGGTGTGTGCGAAATGATTGCCCATTTAGGGTCCATGCATACAAGGgcaaatggaaggattactaGGAGGTGACTAtagtggttgagcaccaatgcttgctggctgaattggaaggaacacaccgcaacctcactgctaaATTTGTTGCTTAATACATGTaccctcagatagtggagaattcaagcttcgagcccaagtccattatctgtgccatagaggagaagttcaagtacaagatcagctacaacaaagcttaccgtgctaagcagaaggagcttgagatgaagtggggtacgttcGAAGCATCCTACGACAATCTCCCTGCCTTGTTGCACACCATTTGCCAGAGAAATCCTGGAAGCTTCTACGACTTGAAAGCATATCCAGTTCTTCAGTTTACAGGCAAACAGGTCCTACAGTGGTCATTTCTTgcgttgggtccttgcattcaggCTTTCCGGCTTTGTTGACCAGtaatttgcattgatggcacatttctgactggaaggtacAAAGGGACAATATTGACAGCTATTGGGACCGATGGAAATAATTAGGTGTTGCCGCTTGCGATCGcttttgtggagaaggagtctAGAGATAGCTGGTACTGGTTCCTCgagagggtgaagaacatgattgtgtTGGATGTGGAGGGGGTCTGTCTcattcatgatcggcacaaaggCATTATACAAGCAATCGACGACCTACAAAATGGAAGTCAAGAGCGTTTCAAGGCACCGATATGgtcggacttgaagagtaggtggtgcatgaggcatatggatGCAAACTTTCACAGCCAATTCAATAACAAGACCCTTATGAAATTGTTCACCTATGTAGCCAGAATCAGGAGTGGAAGTTCAACCTGCTATGAAAGAAACTTGAGGACTTCATAAAGAAGCAATGCGAGGACTAGCGAAGAGGGCGGTCAATAGTGAGGCCGACCAACCTGTGTCTCTAGAGGATGTCGGGCTCGACGGTCCAAATGTCAGGCGAAGATGGGGAAGATCCATCAAGACCTTCTCATAGTGGATTGAGAATGaaccgaaggaaaagtgggcattactctttgatgaCGGAGGTGCACGGTGGGGTATAATAATGACAAACCTGGCTGAGGTTTACAAGTGGGTTTTGTGCGGTGTTCGTGGCctgccccttgttggtattGTGGAATTTTTACCTTTACCACACCATGACGTATTTCAGGGAAAGGTACCAA harbors:
- the LOC117848056 gene encoding uncharacterized protein, yielding MSGARHDHAGSHHQHHLSGDFQFHDELVSLFAQRPDAPATPMMQQPWFTDYLQATAPTPLDYDAFAGDFDVPAVDEVVKRELVVDTTGGAAAGSGGGATTVPLTPNSMSMSSTSSEACGAGAGAGEESAAGKCKKEEGEESKDGSSAAKGDVEGEEKNKKGAAKGKGKGEKRPRQPRFAFMTKSEVDHLEDGYRWRKYGQKAVKNSPFPRSYYRCTTQKCPVKKRVERSYQDAAVVITTYEGKHTHPIPATLRGSSHLLAAHHHAGLHHPHFRMPLPPPALGALAFRPGGGAGNAFDALGLLQPPPPQGQGHHHAMPQQLVTGAGAAAVSTGFQQVNAAIASQHALPDHQHDLAAGTTAATATAAASAPLRMQHFMAQDYAGLLQDMFPSFLHNNDDGDTHHHH